From Dietzia sp. ANT_WB102, a single genomic window includes:
- a CDS encoding exodeoxyribonuclease V subunit beta, which produces MSHLPDQSARARVESDTSATLFVEAGAGTGKTYALVQRLTALLVDDAVPVEQIAAITFTEKAAAELRDRLRVSLVERRAEGDRRADTPLAGLDTAAIGTLHSFALRLLSENPLEAGIPPRVTAQQDTAEATAVEALWQECATVLFGSGPTAARSGNLARAVDDILDAGVSTYAFRELVEALHRDWDRLPTDPLYTGAVDLPGSPDLAEVVAAVGSIVGWRGSCQDETDKFFDTLGKHQAWLDDLHAATTDPTASPTWVELLANPIGVGNGGKGGNWGGKEVLDSIKEEIKQLPGLCGDILKAHWRPRIAVVLDALIPVVRQHAADRRRHGTLQFHDQLVLARELLQNPTVRERVRARYRRILIDEFQDTDPIQLDIAELLTSAADGSGPEPGRLFTVGDPKQSIYRFRRADIATYLRARGGTGGARNGVEIERLSTNFRCSRPVLDWVNEVFSEVLLAIDGVQPEYRDLEPAPGRPPYDPTYGPRPFVFRSDDVPLHCPPDASDDHRRHWAEAADVARVIATAIREGWTHESKDGHHTPLSLGDIAILLPSRGSLPMLETCLDHAGIDFRTEASSIVYGTPEIRDLLLTVRAVANTADEASLVGALRSPLFGCGDDDLLRWRAAGGTWTPHAPVPADLSASPVAEAMGYLSALSRDTRRPGELMERLVHDRMVFESVAESPRRRDLWRRIRFVIEHAWQWEESAADPVRADLREYADWALALTADDARVPEAAIPEIGVDAVRITTIHASKGLEYPMVVVSGMSRQLPGDRARLLWTDDEPPRPVASLSTIVRDAAFSRASERENTHSLAERVRLLYVAATRAESRLAVSGHGYVLNQKKEPRKLWGALWGSVVEEPDAPQLVEYGEDLLEAAAAPAVDVPDEADWVERSHAISVRSAERAGWSATRIVHAADLDGSVGDTPDDEAVEPRPLPERLAAALRDRFAPAPARAEELPPAPRGTPLASGPDVGTAVHHLAEHTNLSRLLGPSADPVSAIGNWERWAADQLVALGLGGGLQGSRNPEAIAEMVSVARTALTSEPVRRAATHTHWAELPVAGPLSTADGATVAVDGVVDLVVEEADGSLSIVDYKTDVAVTTDTVDEYLLQLCAYAELLGSTTNRPVSRIELVFCRGVRPTVVARELG; this is translated from the coding sequence GTGAGCCATCTGCCTGACCAGTCCGCCCGTGCCCGCGTCGAATCCGACACGTCCGCGACCCTGTTCGTCGAGGCCGGCGCTGGGACCGGAAAGACTTACGCCCTAGTCCAACGTCTCACCGCACTGCTGGTGGACGACGCGGTACCCGTCGAGCAGATCGCCGCGATCACCTTCACCGAGAAGGCGGCGGCAGAGCTCCGCGACCGGCTCCGGGTCAGCCTGGTCGAGCGGCGCGCCGAAGGAGATCGCCGGGCGGACACCCCCCTGGCGGGACTCGACACCGCCGCCATCGGCACTCTGCACTCCTTCGCACTGCGTCTGCTCTCCGAGAACCCGCTCGAAGCGGGGATCCCGCCCAGGGTCACCGCCCAGCAGGACACTGCCGAAGCCACCGCCGTCGAGGCCCTGTGGCAGGAGTGCGCCACCGTCCTGTTCGGCAGCGGTCCGACCGCTGCCCGGTCGGGCAATCTGGCGCGGGCCGTCGACGACATACTCGATGCCGGCGTGAGCACCTACGCCTTCCGTGAACTGGTCGAAGCACTGCATCGTGACTGGGACCGCCTGCCCACCGATCCCCTGTACACAGGCGCCGTCGACCTACCCGGGTCGCCTGACCTCGCCGAGGTCGTCGCCGCCGTGGGGTCGATCGTCGGGTGGCGGGGCTCTTGCCAGGACGAGACGGACAAGTTCTTCGACACTCTCGGCAAGCATCAGGCGTGGCTAGACGACCTCCACGCTGCCACCACTGATCCGACCGCATCACCGACATGGGTCGAGCTCCTCGCTAATCCGATCGGCGTCGGAAACGGGGGCAAGGGCGGCAACTGGGGTGGCAAGGAGGTACTCGACTCCATCAAGGAGGAGATCAAGCAACTCCCCGGCCTGTGCGGTGACATTCTCAAGGCGCATTGGCGGCCACGCATCGCGGTGGTCCTCGACGCCCTCATTCCGGTGGTCCGCCAGCACGCTGCAGATCGGCGTCGACACGGCACCCTGCAGTTCCACGACCAGCTCGTTCTGGCGCGCGAACTGCTGCAGAACCCGACCGTCCGCGAGCGGGTCCGGGCTCGCTACCGGCGGATCCTCATCGACGAATTCCAGGACACCGACCCCATCCAGCTGGACATCGCCGAGTTGCTCACGTCCGCCGCCGACGGCTCCGGGCCCGAGCCCGGCCGATTGTTCACCGTGGGTGACCCCAAGCAGTCCATCTACAGATTCCGCCGTGCCGACATCGCCACTTATCTGCGTGCTCGGGGCGGCACGGGCGGAGCGCGGAACGGCGTCGAGATCGAGCGGCTAAGCACCAACTTCCGCTGTTCACGCCCGGTCCTTGACTGGGTGAACGAGGTGTTCTCCGAGGTGCTCCTCGCAATCGACGGCGTCCAGCCCGAATACCGCGACCTTGAACCCGCTCCCGGCAGACCACCGTACGACCCGACCTACGGACCCCGCCCGTTCGTCTTCCGTAGCGACGACGTGCCCCTGCACTGCCCACCGGACGCGAGCGACGACCACCGGCGTCACTGGGCCGAGGCCGCCGACGTCGCCCGGGTGATCGCCACCGCCATCCGGGAGGGCTGGACCCACGAGTCCAAAGACGGTCACCACACGCCGCTCAGCCTGGGGGACATCGCGATTCTCCTGCCCTCGCGCGGGTCCCTGCCCATGCTCGAAACCTGCCTCGACCACGCCGGTATCGACTTCCGCACCGAGGCGTCCTCGATCGTCTACGGGACCCCCGAGATCCGCGATCTCCTCCTCACCGTCCGGGCGGTAGCCAACACCGCCGACGAGGCCTCACTCGTAGGCGCACTGCGATCACCGCTTTTCGGCTGCGGTGACGACGACCTCCTGCGCTGGCGTGCGGCAGGTGGCACGTGGACACCCCACGCGCCTGTACCCGCTGATCTGTCGGCATCCCCCGTCGCCGAAGCCATGGGGTACCTCTCGGCCCTGTCCCGGGACACCCGACGTCCCGGTGAGCTGATGGAGAGACTGGTCCACGACCGCATGGTCTTCGAGTCCGTCGCCGAATCCCCCCGCCGGCGCGACCTGTGGCGGCGGATCCGGTTCGTGATCGAGCACGCGTGGCAGTGGGAGGAGTCCGCTGCCGATCCCGTGCGCGCCGATCTGCGCGAGTACGCCGACTGGGCGCTCGCCCTGACCGCGGACGACGCCCGGGTGCCCGAGGCTGCCATCCCGGAGATCGGAGTCGACGCGGTCCGCATCACCACCATCCACGCCTCCAAGGGGCTGGAGTACCCGATGGTCGTCGTGTCCGGGATGAGCCGACAGTTGCCTGGCGACCGTGCCCGGCTTCTGTGGACCGATGACGAGCCGCCACGTCCTGTCGCCTCCCTCTCCACGATCGTGCGGGACGCCGCGTTCAGCCGCGCGTCCGAACGCGAGAACACACACTCGCTGGCCGAGCGGGTTCGCCTGCTCTATGTGGCCGCCACCCGAGCGGAGTCCCGCCTCGCGGTGTCCGGGCACGGTTACGTCCTCAACCAGAAGAAGGAACCCCGCAAACTGTGGGGTGCACTGTGGGGATCAGTAGTCGAAGAGCCCGACGCGCCGCAACTGGTGGAATACGGCGAAGACCTCCTCGAGGCCGCCGCCGCGCCCGCCGTGGACGTGCCCGACGAAGCCGACTGGGTTGAGCGCAGCCACGCGATCTCGGTCAGGTCGGCCGAGCGCGCGGGGTGGTCGGCGACCCGAATCGTGCACGCTGCGGACCTCGACGGATCGGTCGGCGACACACCCGATGACGAGGCGGTGGAGCCGCGCCCATTGCCGGAGCGGCTTGCCGCTGCACTGCGGGATCGGTTCGCGCCGGCCCCGGCCCGGGCAGAAGAGTTGCCGCCCGCGCCGCGGGGCACCCCCCTCGCATCCGGACCGGACGTCGGTACCGCCGTGCATCACCTGGCCGAGCACACGAACCTGAGCCGTCTGCTCGGACCGTCTGCCGATCCCGTGTCCGCAATCGGCAACTGGGAGCGCTGGGCGGCAGACCAACTGGTGGCCCTGGGACTGGGCGGCGGCCTGCAGGGGAGCCGGAACCCGGAGGCCATCGCGGAAATGGTCTCCGTCGCGCGGACCGCCCTGACCTCCGAACCCGTCCGGCGGGCAGCAACTCACACCCACTGGGCCGAACTGCCCGTGGCCGGACCGCTCAGCACGGCAGACGGCGCCACCGTTGCGGTGGACGGCGTCGTCGACCTGGTCGTGGAGGAGGCCGACGGCTCATTGTCGATCGTCGACTACAAGACCGACGTCGCGGTCACCACTGACACCGTCGACGAATACCTGCTCCAGCTGTGCGCGTACGCCGAGTTGCTCGGGAGCACCACCAACAGGCCCGTGTCGCGGATCGAGCTGGTCTTCTGTCGGGGGGTCCGGCCGACAGTGGTGGCGCGCGAACTCGGCTGA
- a CDS encoding DNA gyrase subunit A — protein sequence MGASRAVGGWFEPGDEIGRAWDEAEAVLRACEDLAGVMATIRDADSPVEARRALKVGFGLTGRQAALLLTLPVMAFTRSERRRMDEGRRARMELLADVTGVLPAIPDERLLSSVSDESPTTFSAPPVPTLRPVPAVADEDWGSGNGWKDEFDGTLARIGSAMEETPAATDSVHVPGPSAFDPGASGDPSGAGVVSGGGRRSMAGQDDALAVLDEQIGELTDAIAALIGVTSHAVLATPTSGDDPRRSDSRSGALLDGCGVDDTTGIRTLLWHLSRSGLDSVEGLFPFAEPLVSARGFDVQATQFEHAMAMGTLGPEPGGFATWAGRLWPIAERSGYGYAVSYRAGRDAGSVWAYGGGQPLHRMWDSVVDLLVELYQAFTVGSPCDSALAAVVNGRVVWTNLG from the coding sequence GTGGGCGCTTCGCGCGCTGTTGGTGGATGGTTCGAACCCGGTGACGAGATCGGGCGGGCCTGGGATGAGGCTGAGGCGGTCCTACGGGCCTGCGAGGACCTGGCCGGGGTGATGGCCACCATCCGCGACGCCGATTCTCCGGTCGAGGCGCGTCGGGCACTCAAGGTGGGCTTCGGCTTGACCGGCCGTCAGGCCGCGCTGCTGCTCACTCTGCCGGTGATGGCGTTCACCCGTTCGGAGCGCAGGCGGATGGACGAGGGGCGCCGCGCGCGGATGGAACTGCTGGCCGACGTCACCGGCGTGCTGCCCGCCATCCCCGACGAACGGCTGCTGTCGTCCGTCTCCGATGAGTCGCCGACTACCTTTTCGGCCCCGCCCGTCCCGACGCTCCGGCCTGTGCCGGCCGTCGCGGATGAGGACTGGGGCTCCGGAAACGGGTGGAAAGACGAGTTCGACGGCACACTCGCCCGTATCGGCTCCGCGATGGAGGAGACCCCGGCCGCGACCGACTCAGTGCATGTACCGGGTCCGTCGGCGTTCGATCCGGGGGCTTCCGGCGACCCATCCGGTGCCGGGGTCGTGTCGGGTGGTGGGCGGCGGTCGATGGCGGGACAGGACGACGCCTTGGCGGTGCTCGATGAGCAGATCGGCGAGTTGACCGACGCTATCGCGGCCCTCATCGGGGTGACGTCACACGCAGTCCTGGCCACCCCGACGTCGGGCGACGATCCCCGGCGCTCCGATAGCCGGTCGGGCGCGCTGCTGGACGGGTGCGGCGTCGACGACACCACCGGCATCCGTACGTTGTTGTGGCATCTGAGCAGGTCGGGGCTCGATTCGGTCGAGGGTCTGTTCCCGTTCGCGGAGCCTCTCGTCTCGGCTCGGGGTTTCGATGTGCAGGCGACGCAGTTCGAGCACGCGATGGCAATGGGGACCCTGGGGCCCGAGCCTGGCGGCTTCGCGACGTGGGCGGGCCGGCTGTGGCCGATCGCAGAACGTAGCGGGTACGGCTATGCGGTCTCCTACCGCGCCGGTCGGGACGCCGGCTCGGTTTGGGCGTATGGCGGGGGCCAACCGTTACACCGGATGTGGGATTCCGTAGTGGACCTGCTGGTCGAGCTCTACCAGGCCTTCACAGTGGGTTCGCCGTGCGATTCGGCCCTCGCCGCGGTCGTGAACGGCCGGGTGGTGTGGACGAACCTGGGCTGA
- a CDS encoding tyrosine-protein phosphatase → MGTEAGGSIDVDSGVDRGFDDDEVVVDRDGVVAGEIRLTSVHNFRDVAGPGYALHPSGTMARGQVYRSTPLTVGDEDLGMLERLGITTVVDLRTGSEIAQQPDVVPAGAEYLPIDVLGGHTSAATLTASVLTGAEEARREMSETYERFVVGDYERRAFGRAVRALAVSSGPAVVHCTAGKDRTGWVSALLQLLAGVREEDVIADYLLTREMSEGFVSAIRTYVQAEMPEKLEVIEVLIGVEEANLRRSLDALASEFGDARRYLVEGAGVEGAAVDDLSARLRRG, encoded by the coding sequence ATGGGCACCGAAGCTGGCGGGAGCATCGACGTGGACTCGGGTGTCGATCGTGGATTCGACGACGACGAGGTGGTCGTGGACCGGGACGGAGTCGTCGCCGGTGAGATCCGACTCACCAGCGTCCACAATTTCCGGGACGTGGCCGGCCCCGGCTACGCGCTCCATCCGTCGGGCACGATGGCCCGCGGCCAGGTCTACCGGTCCACGCCGCTGACCGTCGGCGACGAGGACCTCGGGATGCTCGAACGACTGGGTATCACCACGGTCGTCGACCTGCGTACCGGCTCGGAAATCGCCCAACAGCCCGATGTCGTCCCTGCGGGGGCCGAGTATCTGCCGATCGATGTGCTGGGTGGACACACCTCAGCGGCGACCCTCACCGCTTCCGTGTTGACCGGGGCCGAGGAGGCCCGCCGTGAGATGTCCGAGACTTACGAGCGTTTCGTGGTGGGCGATTACGAGCGCCGGGCGTTTGGCCGGGCCGTCCGTGCGCTGGCTGTGTCGTCCGGTCCGGCGGTCGTGCACTGTACGGCCGGCAAAGATCGCACGGGGTGGGTTTCGGCGCTATTGCAGTTGCTCGCCGGGGTGCGTGAGGAGGACGTGATCGCCGACTACCTGCTCACGCGGGAGATGTCGGAGGGTTTCGTCTCCGCCATCCGCACATATGTGCAGGCTGAGATGCCCGAGAAACTCGAGGTGATCGAGGTGCTCATCGGAGTCGAGGAGGCCAATCTCCGTCGTTCCCTCGATGCGTTGGCCAGCGAGTTCGGTGACGCGCGCCGGTACCTCGTGGAGGGCGCCGGTGTGGAAGGGGCCGCGGTGGACGATCTTTCGGCCCGGCTCAGGCGAGGATGA
- a CDS encoding AMP-binding protein, translated as MTRTDFNPGFAMQHATFGDMLLERSTDDHPGLLFEDSSWTWREFVAEAAVRAEILRSWADQYADSFADRPDPYRRLHVGILLENVPEYLFVLSGAALAGVTIIGINPTRRGAELASDIRGVDCDVIVTDSDGTALLDGLDTGASAQFDIDSEQWRSSLTEHAGAEPRLHPEDARDPHTLLALLFTSGSTGAPKAVMCSTGRMAMLGTINYRGLVRDDVAYSAMPLFHGNALFAAFAPSAYVGCTFAMRRKFSASGFLSDVLRFDATYFNYVGRSLSYILAQPEQPEEKQTRLRTVFGTEASVHDRLEFERRFGLAPLESYGSSEGGVVISHTDDTPPGALGVAGAHMDVAILDENGDECPVAEFDADGGLVNASEAIGEICNLTGARLFEGYYRNPDATAERNIGEVYHSGDLGYKDADGYFYFAGRTGDKIRVDSENFSAGPIERILDRLPGVLVVAVYPVPDPRTGDQVMAAIQLEPGVEFDPAAFSEFCRTQPDMGTKWAPRFVRIMEQMPVTATRKISKPSLRRESWIEPGEVYLRGGAGNVDDEYRQLTEADREALLAEYELHGRKPAGV; from the coding sequence ATGACCAGAACAGATTTCAATCCCGGCTTCGCCATGCAGCACGCGACGTTCGGCGACATGCTGCTCGAGCGTTCCACCGACGACCATCCGGGATTGCTGTTCGAGGACTCGTCGTGGACCTGGCGGGAATTCGTCGCCGAAGCGGCGGTCCGCGCGGAAATCCTGCGCAGCTGGGCGGATCAGTACGCCGACTCCTTCGCGGACCGGCCCGACCCCTACCGTCGCCTTCACGTGGGCATCCTGCTGGAGAACGTGCCCGAGTACCTGTTCGTCCTCAGCGGGGCCGCACTCGCGGGCGTGACCATCATCGGCATCAACCCCACGCGGCGCGGCGCCGAACTCGCCTCCGACATCCGGGGCGTGGACTGCGACGTGATCGTCACCGACTCAGACGGCACCGCCCTGCTCGACGGCCTCGACACCGGGGCCTCGGCCCAGTTCGACATCGACTCCGAACAGTGGCGCTCCTCGCTCACCGAGCATGCCGGTGCCGAGCCCCGGCTGCACCCCGAGGACGCCCGCGACCCGCACACCCTGCTGGCCCTGTTGTTCACGTCCGGCTCAACGGGCGCGCCCAAGGCCGTCATGTGCTCGACCGGCCGCATGGCGATGCTCGGCACCATCAACTACCGCGGCCTCGTCCGTGACGACGTCGCGTACAGCGCTATGCCCCTCTTCCACGGCAATGCCCTGTTCGCCGCCTTCGCCCCCTCCGCCTACGTCGGGTGCACGTTCGCCATGCGCCGCAAGTTCTCCGCCTCCGGATTCCTGAGCGACGTACTGCGGTTCGACGCCACCTACTTCAACTACGTCGGCCGGTCGCTGTCCTACATCCTCGCCCAGCCCGAGCAGCCCGAGGAGAAGCAGACACGCCTGCGGACAGTATTCGGCACCGAGGCCTCGGTCCACGACCGACTGGAGTTCGAACGCCGCTTCGGCCTCGCGCCGTTGGAGTCCTACGGCAGCAGCGAGGGCGGCGTGGTGATCAGCCACACCGACGACACTCCTCCCGGCGCACTCGGCGTGGCCGGCGCCCACATGGACGTCGCCATTCTCGACGAGAACGGCGACGAGTGCCCGGTGGCCGAGTTCGACGCCGACGGCGGACTGGTCAATGCCAGTGAGGCCATCGGGGAGATCTGCAACCTCACCGGCGCGCGGCTGTTCGAGGGCTATTACCGCAACCCGGACGCCACTGCCGAGCGCAACATCGGCGAGGTCTACCACTCCGGCGACCTAGGCTACAAGGACGCGGACGGCTACTTCTACTTCGCGGGCCGCACCGGTGACAAGATCCGCGTGGACAGCGAGAACTTCTCGGCAGGCCCCATCGAGCGCATCCTCGACCGGCTCCCCGGCGTGCTCGTGGTGGCCGTGTACCCCGTGCCCGACCCGCGTACCGGCGACCAGGTCATGGCCGCGATCCAACTCGAGCCCGGCGTCGAGTTCGACCCGGCAGCATTCTCCGAGTTCTGCCGCACCCAACCCGACATGGGCACCAAATGGGCTCCCCGGTTCGTCCGCATCATGGAACAGATGCCCGTGACGGCCACCCGCAAGATCTCCAAGCCCAGCCTGCGTCGCGAGTCGTGGATCGAGCCGGGCGAGGTCTACCTGCGCGGCGGCGCCGGCAACGTCGACGACGAGTACCGTCAGCTCACCGAGGCCGACCGGGAGGCCCTGCTCGCCGAGTACGAGCTGCACGGGCGCAAGCCCGCGGGCGTCTGA
- a CDS encoding DUF4870 domain-containing protein, whose protein sequence is MTQQPGYHQYSYPQHGQQPPAIGPDDRTLAALAHASSLIAMALSAGWLSFVGPLVMWLIYKDRSPFVRQAAAGSFNFNLGLWIMSIVGWILILTVIGLPVGLILLAVSFLAQIIGHVIGTLRAAKGRTIDYPFQLRVLR, encoded by the coding sequence ATGACCCAGCAGCCCGGCTATCACCAGTACAGCTATCCCCAGCACGGGCAGCAGCCCCCGGCCATCGGGCCCGACGACCGCACCCTCGCGGCGCTGGCGCATGCGTCCAGTCTCATCGCGATGGCGCTGTCGGCCGGGTGGCTGTCGTTCGTCGGCCCGCTCGTGATGTGGCTGATCTACAAGGACCGCAGCCCCTTCGTCCGCCAGGCCGCAGCGGGGTCGTTCAACTTCAACCTCGGCCTGTGGATCATGAGCATCGTCGGCTGGATCCTCATCCTCACCGTGATCGGCCTGCCCGTCGGCCTGATCCTGCTCGCGGTGTCGTTCCTCGCGCAGATTATCGGTCACGTCATCGGCACACTCCGCGCAGCGAAGGGACGGACGATCGACTACCCGTTCCAGTTGCGCGTCCTGCGCTAG
- the ppc gene encoding phosphoenolpyruvate carboxylase, whose product MADPTRSDETATAPATAETDPTVPDPDESDRLDEAVRPLRDDVRFLGALLGDTVRDQAGGKIFDLVETARRTAFAVRRSEADRDEVAALFTDVPAAEMIPVIRAFSLFALLANVAEDLHQERRRRIHTAAGEPPPDGGLEATWARLAENEPDPAKLDAVRATARVAPILTAHPTETRRRTVFEITRRVLDLMRRRDALRTGPQDRVTDADLEQVERDIRRQVLTLWQTAIIRSQRPRIEDEVLGGLQYHEATLMDVIPPLNAEIAERLGCGDRPVVRPGSWIGGDRDGNPYVTGDVVRFATEQAAGLLHRHYAEQLRLLERELSLSQRIVAVPSGLRDLADSLEEADGELATAREDVPFRRAVRVIRRRLAARLRSSSSPGEPSPAIGRDDDEAYSSPGEMLADLDVVDAALEACSGDLLRRPRLRDLRWAVRTFGFHLQALDMRQNSESHEEVLTELFALAGVSEDYSALHEDARVELLLRELSHDRPLLGPRAELSEFAEKELGVMRAAAAAVDLLGPEVVPHYIVSMCATVSDLLEPAVLLREVGLFSGDPAEPRSSVRLIPLLETIDDLAAGPDILDAALAIPQFRALIRAQGDVLEVMLGYSDSNKDGGYLAANWALYQAERDLALAAERADVHLRYFHGRGGAVGRGGGNSYEAILAQPPGAVQGALRMTEQGEVISAKYSEPRRARRNLEALVAATLEASLLDVEGLGERAEEAYEVMAELAQLGREAYASLVHSDPGFIEYFTTSTPVAEIGELNIGSRPSSRKQTSSVEDLRAIPWVLSWSQSRVMLPGWFGVGTALRQWVDAEGEEAAEGRVDTLRRLYDDWPFLRTTLSNMAQVMAKADMGLAGRYAELVPDAEVGRRIHGVLTDEFQLSREMLLAITGQRTLLDDNPALARSVRNRFPYLEPLNVLQVELLRRYRAGDEDPAVRMGIQLTMNGLATALRNSG is encoded by the coding sequence ATGGCCGACCCCACCCGATCCGACGAGACCGCGACCGCGCCAGCGACCGCCGAGACCGACCCAACCGTGCCAGACCCGGACGAATCCGATCGGCTCGATGAGGCCGTGCGCCCGCTGCGCGACGATGTGCGCTTCCTCGGTGCCCTCCTCGGGGACACGGTTCGCGACCAGGCGGGCGGGAAGATCTTCGACCTGGTGGAGACCGCCCGCCGCACCGCGTTCGCCGTCCGCCGATCGGAGGCGGACCGCGACGAGGTGGCAGCTCTGTTCACCGACGTCCCCGCCGCCGAGATGATCCCGGTGATCCGTGCGTTCTCCCTGTTCGCACTCTTGGCCAACGTCGCCGAGGACCTACATCAGGAGCGCCGACGACGCATCCACACCGCCGCGGGCGAGCCGCCGCCGGACGGGGGCCTCGAGGCCACCTGGGCACGACTGGCCGAGAACGAACCGGACCCAGCGAAGCTGGACGCCGTGCGCGCCACGGCCCGGGTGGCCCCCATTCTCACCGCGCACCCCACCGAGACCCGTCGGCGGACGGTCTTCGAGATCACCCGGCGCGTCCTCGACCTCATGCGTCGCCGGGACGCCCTGCGCACCGGGCCGCAGGATCGGGTCACCGACGCCGACCTCGAGCAGGTCGAGCGCGACATCCGTCGACAGGTGCTCACACTGTGGCAGACGGCGATCATCCGCAGCCAGCGCCCCCGAATCGAGGACGAGGTTTTGGGCGGGCTCCAGTACCACGAGGCCACGCTCATGGACGTGATCCCGCCGCTCAACGCTGAGATCGCCGAGCGCCTGGGCTGCGGGGACCGCCCCGTAGTGCGCCCCGGTTCGTGGATCGGCGGGGACCGCGACGGCAACCCCTACGTCACCGGCGACGTCGTTCGTTTCGCCACCGAGCAGGCCGCCGGGCTACTGCACCGGCACTACGCCGAACAGCTGCGCCTGCTCGAGCGGGAACTGTCCCTCTCACAGCGCATCGTGGCGGTGCCCAGCGGGCTGCGCGACCTCGCGGACTCATTGGAGGAGGCCGACGGGGAACTGGCCACCGCGCGCGAGGACGTGCCCTTCCGCCGCGCCGTGCGTGTGATCCGCCGCCGGCTCGCCGCGCGGTTGCGCTCGTCGTCGTCACCCGGGGAGCCGTCCCCGGCTATCGGTCGCGACGACGACGAGGCCTACTCCTCTCCGGGAGAGATGCTGGCAGACCTGGATGTCGTCGACGCCGCTCTCGAGGCCTGCAGCGGCGATCTGTTGCGCCGCCCGCGTCTGCGGGACCTCCGCTGGGCGGTACGCACGTTCGGATTCCACCTGCAGGCGCTCGACATGAGACAGAACTCGGAGTCGCACGAGGAGGTGCTCACCGAGCTGTTCGCCCTGGCCGGAGTCAGCGAGGACTACTCGGCCTTGCACGAGGACGCCCGCGTGGAACTGCTGTTGCGGGAGCTCTCGCACGACCGGCCGCTACTGGGACCACGTGCGGAGCTGTCCGAGTTTGCGGAGAAGGAGCTCGGGGTGATGCGGGCGGCTGCGGCTGCCGTGGATCTGCTCGGACCGGAGGTGGTACCGCACTACATCGTGTCCATGTGCGCGACGGTGTCGGACCTACTGGAGCCGGCGGTGCTGCTGCGTGAGGTCGGGCTGTTCTCGGGCGACCCGGCCGAGCCGCGCTCGAGCGTACGACTCATCCCGCTGCTGGAGACGATCGACGATCTGGCGGCCGGGCCTGACATCCTCGACGCGGCGTTGGCGATCCCGCAGTTCCGGGCGCTCATCCGTGCCCAGGGAGACGTACTGGAGGTGATGCTCGGGTACTCGGACTCCAACAAGGACGGCGGCTACCTGGCCGCCAACTGGGCGCTTTACCAGGCAGAACGCGATCTCGCCCTCGCCGCCGAGCGCGCCGACGTGCACCTGCGCTACTTCCACGGCCGCGGCGGCGCCGTCGGCCGAGGCGGCGGAAACTCGTACGAGGCAATCCTGGCCCAGCCGCCGGGCGCGGTGCAGGGCGCACTGCGGATGACCGAACAGGGTGAGGTCATCTCGGCCAAGTACTCCGAGCCGCGGCGGGCACGCCGCAACCTCGAGGCGCTCGTGGCCGCGACGCTCGAGGCCTCGCTGCTCGACGTCGAGGGGTTGGGCGAGCGGGCCGAGGAGGCGTACGAGGTGATGGCAGAACTCGCGCAGCTCGGACGGGAGGCGTACGCGTCGCTCGTGCACTCCGACCCGGGGTTCATCGAGTACTTCACCACCTCGACCCCCGTCGCGGAGATCGGCGAGCTCAACATCGGGTCCCGCCCGTCCTCGCGCAAGCAGACCTCATCGGTCGAGGACCTGCGGGCCATCCCGTGGGTGCTGTCCTGGTCTCAGTCGAGGGTCATGCTGCCGGGCTGGTTCGGCGTGGGCACCGCGCTGCGACAGTGGGTTGACGCTGAGGGCGAGGAGGCGGCCGAGGGACGGGTGGACACGCTGCGGCGGCTGTACGACGACTGGCCGTTCCTGCGGACGACGCTGTCCAACATGGCGCAGGTGATGGCCAAGGCGGACATGGGTCTGGCCGGCCGGTACGCCGAGCTCGTGCCGGACGCCGAGGTGGGCAGGCGGATCCACGGGGTGCTCACCGACGAGTTCCAGCTGAGCCGCGAGATGCTGCTGGCGATCACGGGGCAACGGACGCTGCTCGACGACAACCCGGCGCTGGCCCGCTCGGTGCGCAACCGCTTCCCCTACCTCGAACCGCTGAACGTGCTGCAGGTGGAGTTGCTGCGCCGCTACCGCGCCGGAGACGAGGACCCGGCCGTGCGGATGGGCATCCAGCTGACGATGAACGGCTTGGCCACGGCGCTGCGTAACTCCGGCTAG